One part of the Schistocerca piceifrons isolate TAMUIC-IGC-003096 chromosome 7, iqSchPice1.1, whole genome shotgun sequence genome encodes these proteins:
- the LOC124805638 gene encoding histidine-rich glycoprotein-like, producing the protein MTSWRLLAALALLGAVLVVCQARDLRAAGDGKEEDQAVAASDLEAAASHHGHHHEKGGGHKHHSEHHSEHGGKGDKGYKSHHHHDHGDHGDYGKEHHGGHYAEHGGHKKSHHDEAGHYGEHHKGEKGHKGAHFGEKGGHKKGHKTHGYHHKAHKDEYHKEHKFYDDHHKGGHHSKYGDFHEHHDKKHGGHKKGGHHHSGYHDDHYGKKGHHDKGHYHDDHHGHKGHHGHESHHAHHEDYGKKGGHSGGKHYGFSSGSGGGGGGGG; encoded by the coding sequence ATGACGTCATGGCGGCTGTTGGCAGCACTAGCGCTGCTGGGCGCCGTGCTCGTAGTGTGCCAGGCCCGCGATCTGCGCGCCGCCGGCGACGGTAAGGAAGAGGACCAGGCTGTGGCCGCCTCCGACCTGGAGGCTGCCGCCAGCCACCACGGCCACCACCACGAGAAGGGCGGCGGCCACAAGCACCACTCGGAGCACCACTCCGAGCACGGCGGCAAGGGCGACAAGGGCTACAAgagccaccaccaccacgaccacggTGACCACGGCGACTACGGTAAGGAGCACCACGGCGGCCATTACGCCGAGCACGGCGGCCACAAGAAGAGCCACCACGACGAGGCCGGCCACTACGGCGAGCACCACAAGGGCGAGAAGGGCCACAAGGGCGCCCATTTCGGGGAGAAGGGCGGCCACAAGAAGGGCCACAAGACCCACGGCTACCACCACAAGGCGCACAAGGACGAGTACCACAAGGAGCACAAGTTCTACGACGACCACCACAAGGGCGGACACCACAGCAAGTACGGCGACTTCCACGAACACCACGACAAGAAGCACGGCGGTCACAAGAAGGGCGGACACCACCACTCCGGTTACCATGACGACCACTACGGCAAGAAGGGCCACCACGACAAGGGTCACTACCACGACGACCACCACGGCCACAAGGGCCACCACGGCCACGAGTCTCACCACGCCCATCACGAGGACTACGGAAAGAAGGGCGGTCACTCTGGTGGCAAGCACTACGGCTTCAGCAGCGGCAGCGGAGGCggtggaggcggcggaggc